One stretch of Candidatus Poribacteria bacterium DNA includes these proteins:
- a CDS encoding PmoA family protein, with translation MANQDLPTLTVDAGSHDRDGCPVSVDIDHSSVSQLHDHAVILTDVASGDVISAQCYAGEDGITTLTWILDGLAAGDSRAYTLSKGSVAGETGVQLKDEAETIVVTLNDRHFTTFRYAKTQFRPYFFPVHGPNGREVTRGETSEISTDHVHHRSLYVAYGEVNDVDLWGEGGNSGRVVPQNFTQKQGGAVVGRIYTENSWQTQAGDVLMTDNQNFRIYNLPEDAAILDLDLRFIASVGDVHFGDTKEGGIITVRVHPSMNASDGGKIENAFGGINQPETWGKRAHWCDYSGVVDGTPVGIAVFDHIVNPRYPTYWHVRNYGLMGTNIFGGGTFESDPSKNGSYTLKQGEEMHFRFRVLIHAGDATHGKVAQKYHDFINPPAVEIS, from the coding sequence ATGGCAAATCAGGATCTTCCGACGCTCACCGTCGATGCTGGTTCTCACGACCGAGACGGATGTCCGGTTAGTGTTGACATTGACCATTCCAGTGTGAGCCAACTTCACGATCATGCCGTCATCTTGACAGATGTTGCGTCCGGTGATGTCATCTCAGCGCAGTGTTACGCTGGCGAAGATGGCATTACGACTTTAACTTGGATACTTGATGGACTTGCTGCCGGTGACTCACGCGCCTATACCCTTTCTAAGGGAAGCGTTGCTGGAGAAACAGGTGTCCAGTTAAAAGACGAAGCCGAAACGATCGTTGTCACACTCAATGACCGGCACTTCACAACATTTCGCTATGCTAAAACACAGTTCCGCCCCTATTTCTTTCCCGTTCACGGTCCCAATGGACGCGAAGTAACACGTGGTGAAACAAGCGAGATCTCAACAGACCACGTTCATCATCGCTCTCTCTATGTCGCATACGGTGAAGTCAACGATGTTGACCTATGGGGTGAAGGGGGTAATTCAGGAAGAGTCGTGCCGCAAAATTTCACACAAAAACAGGGCGGTGCTGTTGTCGGTAGAATTTACACCGAAAATAGTTGGCAGACACAGGCGGGAGACGTATTGATGACGGACAATCAAAACTTCCGCATCTACAACCTACCTGAGGATGCTGCAATTCTTGACTTAGATCTGCGTTTTATCGCTTCCGTGGGGGATGTCCATTTCGGAGATACCAAGGAGGGCGGTATTATCACAGTTCGGGTTCATCCGTCGATGAACGCTTCAGATGGTGGAAAGATAGAGAATGCTTTCGGTGGTATCAATCAGCCGGAAACTTGGGGTAAACGTGCGCACTGGTGCGATTATTCCGGTGTTGTTGACGGAACGCCTGTCGGCATTGCTGTGTTCGATCATATTGTCAATCCACGCTATCCGACGTACTGGCACGTGCGTAACTACGGGTTAATGGGAACCAATATTTTCGGGGGTGGCACCTTTGAAAGCGACCCTTCTAAAAACGGTTCCTACACACTCAAACAAGGCGAAGAGATGCATTTCCGCTTCCGTGTCCTTATCCACGCTGGCGATGCAACTCATGGGAAAGTAGCGCAGAAATATCACGATTTCATCAACCCACCTGCCGTTGAAATCTCCTAA
- a CDS encoding STAS domain-containing protein: MLAEIRQREGVIVIRPTGRMIGAANAEIREQINEELEEHFDSPKVIFNLENVTRMDSSGLGTLVSVNVTVSRKGGRTALVNAGAHIRNLLILGRLMSVFENYNSEEEGILALTSEES, translated from the coding sequence ATGTTAGCAGAAATACGTCAAAGAGAAGGGGTTATTGTTATTCGACCCACCGGCCGCATGATCGGTGCGGCAAATGCTGAAATTAGAGAACAAATTAATGAGGAATTGGAGGAGCATTTTGACTCTCCAAAGGTTATCTTTAACCTTGAGAATGTTACCCGCATGGATAGTAGTGGTCTCGGTACGTTAGTCTCTGTAAACGTGACTGTTTCCCGTAAAGGCGGACGTACTGCGCTCGTCAATGCAGGCGCGCACATCCGTAATCTTCTCATCCTCGGCCGCTTAATGAGCGTTTTTGAGAATTACAATAGTGAAGAAGAGGGAATACTCGCCCTAACCTCTGAGGAAAGTTAG
- a CDS encoding type I restriction endonuclease subunit R — protein MNLNKIYESDIEETALEWFANLDYTVLHGPDIAPDTPDAERSSYKEVILTRRLRDAVARLNPNIPPDAQQDAIRKVLNPDSPALVQNNRTFHLMLVDGIEVEYRQIDGTIRGARVRFVDFDTPENNDWLAVNQFTVVETSERRPDIVLFINGLPLAVIELKNPTDEKATVLTAFRQIQTYKQEIPTLFTCNEAIVISDGLEARIGSLTADTEWFLPWRTIAGEDEAASTELELEVLIKGAFEKHRFLRYLKHFIVFEETESGTITKKIAGYHQYHAVQTAVETTLKASHPEGDQQCGVVWHTQGSGKSLTMAFYAGSIIQHPQMENPTLVVITDTNDLDDQLFGTFARCHQLLRQTPAQAQNRRHLRELLNVASGGVIFTTVQKFFPQGEETRFPQLSDRRNIVLIADEAHRSQYGFIDGFARHIRDALPNASFIGFTGTPVELTDRNTIAVFGDYISIYDIQRAVQDGATVPIYYESRLAEIELDEDEKPHIDPEFEEVTETEEVTEKERLKTKWAQLEALVGAEKRLGLIADDIIAHFEERLETIDGKGMIVCMSRRICVDLYNAIVKRRPEWHDNDDKNGIIKVVMTGSASDDTSWQPHIRNKPRREEMAIRFKNPDDPLKLVIVRDMWLTGFDAPSLHTMYVDKPMRGHGLMQAIARVNRVYRDKPGGLIVDYIGLAYHLKQALQNYTQSGGKGKATINKADAVAVMLEKYEICCGLFHGFDWSSWTTGNAEDRIRLLPSAQEHILAQKDGKERLLGVVTELSKAFALAVPHEKTTEIRDDVAFFQAVRSVLAKPSTTEEAQAETTEQAIKQLVSKAVVSEGVVDIFTAAGLEKPDVSILSDEFLAEVRDLPHKNVAVELLERLLNDEIRTRSQKNVVQGRSFASMLERSIRTYQNRAIEAAQVIEELIQIAKEMRQAQDRGDNLGLSDQELAFYDALETNDSAVQVLGNETLKTIAIELVDSVRRNVTIDWTMKESVRAKLRLGVKRILRKHRYPPDKQEKAAETVLEQAEVLCKDWAA, from the coding sequence ATGAATCTTAACAAGATTTACGAATCCGATATTGAAGAAACCGCCCTTGAGTGGTTTGCAAACTTGGACTATACGGTTTTACACGGTCCCGACATCGCCCCCGACACACCCGATGCTGAACGTTCCTCTTACAAAGAAGTCATCTTGACACGCCGTTTGCGAGATGCCGTTGCTCGCCTAAATCCAAATATACCTCCCGATGCACAGCAAGATGCGATCAGAAAAGTGCTTAACCCAGATTCTCCGGCATTGGTTCAGAACAATCGTACATTTCATCTGATGCTGGTTGACGGTATAGAGGTCGAATACCGGCAGATAGACGGGACAATCCGCGGTGCGCGCGTACGATTCGTCGATTTTGATACACCTGAAAACAACGACTGGCTTGCAGTTAACCAGTTCACAGTGGTAGAAACAAGCGAACGCCGTCCGGATATTGTGCTGTTTATCAACGGACTTCCTTTAGCCGTGATTGAACTCAAAAACCCAACCGATGAAAAAGCCACTGTCTTAACTGCGTTTCGCCAAATCCAAACCTACAAACAGGAAATCCCTACGCTGTTTACCTGCAACGAAGCGATCGTCATTTCCGACGGATTAGAGGCTCGTATCGGATCTTTAACCGCCGATACAGAATGGTTTCTGCCGTGGCGGACAATTGCAGGAGAGGACGAGGCAGCATCAACCGAATTAGAACTGGAAGTATTGATTAAGGGAGCCTTTGAGAAACACCGATTTCTGCGTTATCTTAAACACTTCATCGTTTTTGAAGAAACTGAGAGCGGAACGATTACCAAAAAAATCGCAGGTTATCACCAATACCATGCCGTCCAAACAGCCGTGGAGACGACCCTAAAAGCATCACATCCAGAGGGAGATCAACAGTGTGGTGTTGTTTGGCATACGCAAGGCTCCGGCAAAAGCCTGACGATGGCATTTTATGCTGGCAGCATTATCCAACATCCGCAGATGGAAAACCCAACCCTTGTCGTTATCACTGACACAAACGACTTAGACGACCAACTGTTTGGAACATTCGCTCGATGTCACCAACTTCTACGACAAACACCGGCACAAGCACAGAACAGACGACACTTACGGGAACTTCTGAATGTCGCATCTGGTGGCGTGATCTTTACTACGGTTCAAAAGTTTTTTCCTCAAGGTGAAGAAACCCGTTTTCCGCAATTGTCCGATCGACGCAACATCGTGCTTATCGCTGACGAAGCACACCGTAGCCAATATGGTTTTATAGATGGATTTGCCCGCCATATACGCGATGCCCTTCCTAACGCCTCTTTTATCGGGTTTACCGGCACGCCAGTTGAATTAACAGATCGTAATACCATCGCTGTTTTTGGCGATTACATCAGTATCTATGATATCCAACGTGCGGTTCAGGATGGTGCCACCGTTCCAATTTACTACGAAAGCCGCCTCGCTGAAATTGAGCTTGATGAGGACGAAAAACCTCACATCGATCCAGAATTTGAGGAAGTGACTGAGACAGAGGAAGTGACAGAAAAGGAAAGACTCAAAACCAAGTGGGCGCAACTTGAGGCATTGGTAGGAGCCGAAAAACGCCTGGGACTTATTGCCGACGACATAATTGCACATTTTGAAGAACGGTTAGAGACGATAGACGGTAAGGGCATGATTGTTTGTATGAGCCGCCGTATTTGTGTTGATCTCTACAATGCAATTGTCAAACGTCGTCCAGAATGGCACGACAACGACGACAAGAATGGGATAATAAAAGTTGTGATGACAGGTTCTGCTTCCGATGATACGTCATGGCAGCCACATATCCGAAACAAGCCGCGACGCGAGGAAATGGCAATTCGATTCAAAAATCCTGATGACCCGCTGAAACTTGTCATTGTACGTGATATGTGGCTAACCGGATTTGATGCACCGAGTCTTCACACTATGTATGTAGACAAACCGATGCGTGGGCACGGATTGATGCAGGCGATTGCCCGTGTCAATCGTGTGTACCGCGACAAACCCGGCGGTTTGATTGTAGACTACATAGGGCTTGCTTACCATCTAAAACAGGCGTTACAGAATTATACCCAGAGTGGTGGAAAAGGGAAAGCTACCATTAATAAAGCTGACGCTGTTGCTGTGATGCTGGAGAAATACGAGATCTGCTGCGGACTCTTTCACGGTTTTGATTGGTCATCTTGGACGACTGGAAACGCTGAAGATCGAATTAGATTACTACCGTCAGCGCAAGAACATATATTGGCGCAAAAAGATGGTAAAGAGCGTTTATTAGGCGTGGTTACTGAGCTCTCTAAAGCGTTTGCCTTGGCTGTCCCACATGAAAAAACGACTGAGATTCGCGATGATGTCGCTTTTTTTCAGGCGGTGAGAAGCGTTTTGGCAAAACCCTCAACGACTGAAGAAGCGCAGGCTGAAACCACAGAACAGGCGATTAAACAGTTGGTGTCCAAAGCGGTCGTTTCTGAAGGAGTGGTGGACATCTTTACTGCAGCGGGGTTGGAGAAGCCCGATGTCTCAATTCTCTCCGATGAATTCCTTGCAGAAGTCCGGGATTTACCGCATAAAAACGTAGCGGTTGAACTTTTAGAGCGGCTGCTGAATGATGAAATTAGAACCCGCTCACAGAAAAATGTTGTACAAGGACGTTCATTTGCAAGTATGCTGGAACGTTCAATTCGCACCTACCAGAATCGGGCAATTGAAGCAGCGCAAGTCATTGAAGAACTCATCCAAATCGCAAAAGAGATGCGTCAAGCACAAGACCGGGGTGATAATTTAGGGCTTTCAGATCAAGAATTGGCATTCTATGATGCACTTGAAACTAACGATAGTGCAGTCCAAGTACTTGGTAATGAGACCTTGAAAACCATTGCGATTGAGCTTGTGGACAGTGTCCGGAGAAACGTGACCATTGACTGGACAATGAAAGAGAGTGTTCGCGCGAAGCTCAGATTAGGAGTAAAGCGTATCCTTCGGAAACACCGTTATCCACCCGATAAGCAGGAGAAAGCCGCCGAAACCGTTTTAGAACAAGCAGAGGTATTGTGTAAGGATTGGGCAGCGTAG
- a CDS encoding DUF4276 family protein — MHVEFLLEEPSAEETLKTILPKILSNDVTFDFLVFEGKDDLLNNLPARLNGYRWIPDDWRIMVLIDEDRRDCYELKAELERTAREAGFVTKSSALPNSDFQVVNRLAIEELEAWFFGDIEALYAAYPRISRNLHAKAKFRNPDAVPGGTSEALERLLKQKNYYTPKERLRKPEIAQNIAPHMEPNRNKSKSFQVFVEGLKACVEEKLLV; from the coding sequence ATGCACGTTGAATTCTTGTTAGAGGAACCGTCGGCGGAAGAAACATTAAAAACTATCTTACCCAAGATTCTTTCCAACGATGTCACTTTTGACTTCCTTGTTTTTGAGGGCAAGGACGATCTGCTTAATAATCTGCCAGCGCGATTGAACGGATACCGATGGATACCCGATGACTGGCGAATTATGGTGCTTATTGATGAAGATCGGAGAGATTGTTATGAACTGAAGGCGGAATTGGAAAGAACTGCACGCGAAGCAGGTTTTGTGACAAAATCCAGCGCGCTCCCAAATAGCGATTTTCAAGTCGTTAATCGATTGGCAATTGAGGAATTAGAGGCATGGTTTTTTGGAGATATTGAGGCTTTGTACGCAGCTTACCCTAGAATCTCAAGAAACCTTCACGCTAAGGCAAAATTCCGAAATCCTGATGCTGTTCCGGGCGGTACGTCCGAAGCATTGGAACGTTTGCTAAAACAAAAAAATTACTATACGCCAAAAGAAAGATTGCGCAAACCTGAAATAGCACAGAATATCGCACCACACATGGAGCCTAATCGAAATAAATCCAAAAGTTTTCAGGTGTTTGTTGAGGGACTCAAGGCATGCGTAGAGGAAAAATTGTTGGTGTAA
- a CDS encoding AAA family ATPase, with protein sequence MPQQTVPHIELLHVKNYRALRDIKLKQLKPLSVFLGANGSGKSTLFDVFAFLAECFTVGLRQACNKRGGLKELRTRGCEGPIEFELKYREKPKTPVVTYHLSIDEDPMKDPFVETEWLQWRLGSRGKPVRFLNFHQGCGTVVAGKTPDAADERITEQLEDPSVLAANMLGQLARHPRVGALRRFITDWHLSALSTDATRQATNDGPQKRLSPTGDNLPNVIQYLQEQYPERLKKIISSLSNQVPRLEKVDTELMMSGHRRLQIKDAPFDQPILAKFASDGTLKLLSYLTLFHGPQPPQLIGIEEPENYLHPRLLTGFVGECIKTSMGSQFMITTHSPRLVNEFTAEEVWVLYRGEEGFTVCKRASDMLGINEFMEAGAKLGQLWREGFFEFGDPLTNAGGPKRGVHAR encoded by the coding sequence ATGCCTCAGCAGACCGTTCCGCACATTGAATTACTACATGTGAAAAACTACCGCGCGCTACGTGATATAAAGTTAAAACAACTCAAACCGCTGTCAGTATTCTTGGGAGCAAACGGTAGCGGTAAATCAACACTTTTTGATGTGTTTGCTTTCCTTGCTGAATGCTTCACAGTCGGATTGCGTCAAGCATGTAACAAGAGAGGAGGACTAAAGGAACTGCGGACACGAGGGTGTGAGGGACCGATTGAATTTGAGTTGAAATATAGAGAGAAACCTAAAACACCGGTTGTCACCTATCACCTGTCTATTGATGAAGATCCTATGAAAGACCCGTTTGTTGAAACCGAATGGCTGCAATGGCGGCTCGGTAGTAGAGGAAAACCGGTTCGTTTCCTCAATTTTCATCAAGGCTGCGGAACTGTCGTCGCCGGTAAAACACCGGATGCGGCGGACGAACGGATCACTGAGCAACTTGAGGATCCGTCGGTACTCGCTGCTAATATGCTGGGGCAGCTGGCAAGACATCCTCGCGTAGGTGCCCTTCGGCGTTTTATTACAGATTGGCACCTCTCCGCCCTTTCTACCGATGCCACGCGCCAAGCAACCAACGATGGACCGCAAAAGCGATTATCCCCAACAGGTGACAACCTGCCCAACGTTATCCAGTATCTACAAGAACAATACCCAGAACGTTTGAAAAAAATTATCTCTTCTCTGTCAAATCAGGTGCCTCGCTTAGAAAAGGTTGACACGGAATTAATGATGAGTGGTCACCGCCGCCTACAAATTAAAGATGCCCCATTTGACCAACCCATCTTGGCGAAGTTCGCCTCCGATGGCACATTGAAGCTGCTGTCATACCTAACGCTGTTTCATGGCCCACAACCGCCACAATTGATCGGTATTGAGGAGCCTGAGAATTATCTACACCCGCGTCTGCTGACCGGCTTTGTGGGAGAGTGCATTAAGACATCCATGGGATCCCAATTCATGATTACTACGCATTCACCCCGATTGGTCAATGAATTTACTGCTGAGGAAGTGTGGGTACTGTATCGGGGCGAAGAAGGTTTCACAGTGTGCAAACGCGCATCGGATATGCTGGGAATTAATGAGTTTATGGAAGCAGGCGCGAAGTTGGGGCAGCTCTGGAGGGAAGGGTTCTTTGAGTTTGGTGATCCGCTGACCAATGCCGGCGGTCCGAAACGAGGTGTGCATGCACGTTGA
- a CDS encoding restriction endonuclease subunit S, with amino-acid sequence MKAIIDYRGKTPRKTPSGVPLITAKIVKDGRIMPPTEFIAAEGYDSWMNRGLPEPGDVVMTTEAPLGEIAQIDNRKVALGQRLITLRGKPEVLNNTYLKFAMQAAFVQNQLKARSTGTTVLGISQRELRKVEIPLPSLPEQHRIAHILSTLDDKIELNRQMNETLEATARAIFKSWFVNFDPVKAKVEGRKPPCMDAETAALFPSAFKDSALGKIPDRWQVATIDDDFNLVMGQSPPGSTYNEDGEGILFYQGRKDFGFRYPTQRVYCTAPKRFAEKGDTLVSVRAPVGDINMASEKCSIGRGVATIRHKTRSRSYTYYTMQSLQEIFSRYEAEGTVFGSISKTDFQTLSYLRPPDEIVEAFERLVHPLDQTIENNENESRTLAQTRDTLLPKLLSGEIRVDEANEILEGT; translated from the coding sequence ATGAAAGCAATTATTGATTATCGCGGTAAGACCCCGCGCAAAACGCCTTCTGGTGTTCCGCTAATTACGGCTAAAATTGTCAAAGATGGTCGGATAATGCCTCCTACTGAATTCATCGCTGCCGAAGGTTATGATTCATGGATGAATCGGGGATTGCCAGAGCCGGGTGATGTCGTCATGACGACGGAAGCTCCATTGGGCGAGATTGCACAAATTGATAATCGTAAAGTTGCGCTTGGTCAACGACTTATCACTTTGAGAGGCAAACCAGAAGTGCTAAACAATACCTATCTGAAGTTTGCGATGCAAGCAGCGTTTGTGCAAAACCAGCTGAAAGCAAGATCCACAGGGACTACTGTTCTGGGCATTTCTCAACGTGAACTTAGAAAGGTTGAAATTCCACTTCCGTCTCTGCCTGAACAACACCGCATCGCTCACATCCTCAGCACGCTTGACGACAAAATCGAACTCAACCGACAGATGAATGAAACTTTGGAGGCAACAGCACGGGCAATTTTCAAGTCATGGTTTGTGAATTTTGACCCCGTGAAAGCAAAGGTAGAGGGGCGCAAACCGCCGTGCATGGATGCCGAAACCGCTGCACTATTTCCATCAGCATTCAAGGATTCGGCACTTGGGAAAATACCGGACAGATGGCAAGTTGCCACAATTGATGACGATTTTAACCTTGTAATGGGACAATCACCGCCCGGATCCACATACAACGAAGATGGAGAGGGCATACTATTCTATCAAGGGCGAAAAGATTTCGGTTTTAGGTATCCAACTCAACGTGTCTATTGTACCGCGCCAAAACGATTTGCTGAGAAAGGAGATACCCTCGTAAGCGTTCGCGCACCCGTCGGCGATATTAATATGGCTTCGGAAAAGTGCAGTATAGGTCGTGGTGTGGCAACAATACGACATAAAACACGGAGTCGATCTTATACTTATTACACGATGCAATCTTTGCAGGAGATTTTTTCTCGTTACGAAGCAGAGGGGACCGTTTTTGGATCAATCAGCAAGACAGACTTCCAAACCCTTTCCTATCTCAGACCACCCGATGAGATTGTAGAAGCATTTGAACGTTTGGTTCACCCTTTAGATCAAACTATTGAGAATAACGAAAATGAATCCCGCACACTTGCCCAAACCCGAGACACACTGCTGCCAAAACTATTGTCCGGTGAAATTCGTGTAGACGAGGCAAATGAGATATTGGAGGGAACTTAG